The segment CTCATCGGTGCCGTAATGCTGTAGCAGTTCACCGGGGCCGAGGGAGTTCGGTACGCCAACGGTGATCGCCAGAATGCCTGAGACTCCAGCCAGTTTTTGCAGTACGCGCGCCTGGGCGTAAGCTGAGAACTCAAGTCCGCCGTATTCTTTCTTGATGATCATGGCGAAGAAACGATGTTCTTTCAGATAGGCCCACAGCTCTGGCGGCAGATCAGCCATTTCGTGGGTGATCTGGAAATCGTTCGCCATACGACAGGCTTCTTCCACCGGGCCATCCAGGAAGGTTTGTTCTTCTTCCGTCAATCGCGGCTGCGGATAGTTGTGCAGTTTCTGCCAATCCGGTTTGCCACGAAACAAATCACCTTCCCACCAGGTGGTACCCGCATCAATCGCTTCTTTTTCCGTACGCGACATCGGCGGCATCACTTTCTGGAAGCTATGTAACATCGGTTTGGAAAACATGCTGCGACGCATGGTCGGCAGGTTAAACGGCAGCAGGATGATCGCGAGAGGCAGCAGCAACCAGGGTGTCCACAGCCCGCTAAACGCCAGCGCAGCGGTCCACAACAGCAGAATGGCACTGCTCAGCCGCAGAGAAAGTTGATGATAGAAGAGGGCGCTAATCAATATCAGCGTCGCAACGATTGAGGCAACCAGCATAATGAACCGCTCCGTAAGTTGTAAGAGGTCTGACCTGTTATGTGTTAAGGTTTAGAGCAGCCGCGAAAATTTATCAATCTGTTTACAACGCAATTACAACCAAACTCACAAAATCATCCTGGCAGATTGATCTGACACATAACCCGACGCTTTTTCCCGCCAGACGTCAGGTCTGGATGCTTTGCGCCTTAACGCCATTCCGTTAAACTTGCGGAGTCAATCTTTCCTCTAAAGGACATCCCTATGTATCAGGACATTATCCGGTCAGAGCTTAATGAAGCCGCCGATACGCTGAATAACTTCCTCAGCAATGAAGCCAATATCCACGCGATTCAGCGCGCCGCAGTGATGCTGGCGGATAGCTTCAAAGCGGGCGGCAAAGTTCTCTCCTGCGGTAACGGCGGCTCGCATTGCGATGCCATGCACTTCGCTGAAGAACTGACCGGGCGTTACCGTGAAAACCGTCCTGGCTATCCGGCCATCGCTATCTCTGATGTCAGCCACCTGTCGTGCGTCAGCAATGATTTTGGTTACGATTACGTGTTTTCTCGCTATATCGAAGCGGTGGGCCGTGCGGGGGACGTGCTGCTGGGTATTTCCACCTCTGGCAACTCCGCCAACATCATCAAAGCGGTGGAAGCCGCACGCGCGCAGGGCATGAAAGTGATCACCCTGACCGGTAAAGACGGTGGCAAGATGGCAGGAACGGCGGATATCGAAATCCGTGTGCCGCATTTTGGCTACGCTGACCGCATCCAGGAGATTCACATTAAAGTGATCCATATTCTGATGCTGCTGATTGAAAAAGAGATGGTGAAGTAAGTCGTGGCTTCTCCTCCCACGTCAGTGGGAGGATTTTACTAAGGCGGTAGCTATGTGCGAATTGCTCGGGATGAGCGCCAATGTCCCCACGGATATCTGTTTC is part of the Pantoea phytobeneficialis genome and harbors:
- the lpcA gene encoding D-sedoheptulose 7-phosphate isomerase; translated protein: MYQDIIRSELNEAADTLNNFLSNEANIHAIQRAAVMLADSFKAGGKVLSCGNGGSHCDAMHFAEELTGRYRENRPGYPAIAISDVSHLSCVSNDFGYDYVFSRYIEAVGRAGDVLLGISTSGNSANIIKAVEAARAQGMKVITLTGKDGGKMAGTADIEIRVPHFGYADRIQEIHIKVIHILMLLIEKEMVK